A window of Mycolicibacterium fluoranthenivorans contains these coding sequences:
- the leuC gene encoding 3-isopropylmalate dehydratase large subunit: protein MEQTTKPKTLAEKVWDDHVVVPGPGEGAAKEPDLIYIDLHLVHEVTSPQAFDGLRLAGRPVRRPDLTIATEDHNVPTIDIDKPIADPVSRTQVETLRRNCEEFGIRLHPMGDVEQGIVHIIGPQLGLTQPGMTVVCGDSHTSTHGAFGAIAMGIGTSEVEHVLATQTLPLKPFKTMAVNVDGVLPPGVSAKDIILAVIAKIGTGGGQGHVIEYRGSAIESLSMEGRMTICNMSIEAGARAGMVAPDETTYEFLKGRPHAPTGADWDAAVAAWSRLHTDEGAEFDTEVYLDASTLSPFVTWGTNPGQGVPLSATVPDPELMSGDDERQAAEKALEYMGLRAGTPMREVAVDTVFVGSCTNGRIEDLRVVAEILDGRRVADGVRMLVVPGSMRVRAQAESEGLGAIFTAAGAEWRQAGCSMCLGMNPDQLAPGERCASTSNRNFEGRQGKGGRTHLVSPAVAAATAVRGTLSSPADLPAAQSR from the coding sequence ATGGAGCAGACCACGAAGCCGAAGACCCTGGCCGAAAAGGTGTGGGACGACCACGTTGTGGTGCCCGGCCCCGGCGAGGGAGCGGCCAAAGAACCCGACCTCATCTACATCGATCTGCATCTGGTGCACGAAGTCACCAGCCCGCAGGCGTTCGACGGTCTGCGGCTCGCGGGGCGCCCGGTGCGCCGGCCGGATCTGACGATCGCCACCGAGGACCACAACGTACCGACCATCGATATCGACAAGCCGATCGCCGATCCGGTGTCACGCACTCAGGTGGAAACGCTGCGCCGCAACTGCGAGGAGTTCGGTATCCGGTTGCACCCGATGGGCGATGTCGAACAGGGCATCGTGCACATCATCGGTCCGCAGCTGGGTCTGACACAGCCCGGTATGACGGTGGTGTGCGGTGACAGTCATACCTCCACCCATGGTGCGTTCGGTGCGATCGCCATGGGCATCGGCACATCGGAGGTCGAGCATGTGCTGGCCACCCAGACGCTTCCGCTCAAACCTTTCAAGACCATGGCGGTCAACGTCGACGGTGTGTTGCCCCCCGGCGTGAGCGCGAAAGACATCATCCTGGCGGTCATCGCGAAGATCGGCACCGGTGGCGGACAGGGGCATGTCATCGAATACCGGGGTAGCGCCATCGAATCGCTGTCGATGGAGGGCCGGATGACGATCTGCAACATGAGTATCGAAGCCGGTGCGCGGGCGGGCATGGTCGCGCCCGACGAGACCACCTACGAATTCCTCAAGGGTCGTCCGCACGCCCCGACCGGTGCCGACTGGGATGCCGCGGTGGCGGCCTGGAGTCGGTTACACACCGACGAGGGCGCCGAATTCGACACCGAGGTGTACCTGGATGCCTCGACGCTCAGCCCGTTCGTCACCTGGGGCACCAACCCCGGGCAGGGCGTTCCGCTGTCGGCCACCGTGCCGGACCCCGAGCTGATGTCGGGTGACGATGAGCGTCAGGCTGCGGAAAAGGCATTGGAGTACATGGGCCTTCGGGCGGGTACCCCGATGCGCGAGGTGGCCGTGGACACCGTGTTCGTCGGATCGTGCACCAACGGGCGAATCGAGGATCTGCGGGTGGTGGCCGAGATCCTGGACGGCCGCCGGGTCGCCGACGGAGTGCGCATGCTCGTCGTCCCGGGATCCATGCGGGTGCGCGCACAAGCCGAATCCGAAGGCCTGGGGGCGATCTTCACCGCCGCCGGTGCCGAGTGGCGGCAGGCGGGCTGTTCGATGTGTCTGGGCATGAATCCCGATCAGCTCGCGCCGGGGGAGCGTTGCGCATCCACCTCCAACCGAAATTTCGAAGGCCGTCAAGGTAAGGGCGGGCGCACCCATCTGGTGTCGCCGGCCGTCGCCGCCGCCACCGCCGTTCGCGGCACCCTGTCCTCACCCGCCGATCTGCCTGCCGCGCAGAGCCGCTAG